One genomic region from Melioribacteraceae bacterium encodes:
- a CDS encoding MBL fold metallo-hydrolase, translating to MKRRKFLKNISIATTGTLLAPLFFQTDTKAKPRIKLNYKPEPHTWENDTVTLSWIGHATVLINIHGKWILTDPVLYDNVGLYFLGNTIGPRRMTPPALEIDEFPKPDIILLSHAHMDHMDYPTLKHFANKYPDQIDVVTAYLTKDVIEDLPWKSISVMDWNDELKLQEIRFRALEVKHFGWRFPWEKDRSRGYMKDGRSFNAYVIDYGGSKILFGGDTAMSDKFNIVKDEKIDIAIMPIGAYNPWRRSHCNPEEALKMANDIDAKYFIPIHTKTFKQGSEPFNEPIEWMKRAAENLPIEIGIDEIGQTFVLG from the coding sequence ATGAAGCGAAGAAAATTTCTTAAAAATATATCCATAGCAACAACCGGAACATTGCTCGCTCCCCTGTTTTTTCAAACAGATACCAAAGCGAAACCACGAATAAAATTAAACTACAAACCGGAGCCGCACACCTGGGAAAACGATACGGTTACACTTTCCTGGATCGGGCATGCTACCGTCCTTATAAACATTCATGGTAAATGGATTTTAACCGATCCGGTATTGTACGATAATGTGGGTTTATATTTTCTTGGCAACACAATCGGTCCAAGGCGAATGACTCCGCCGGCGTTAGAAATTGATGAGTTCCCCAAGCCGGATATCATTCTCCTATCGCATGCGCACATGGATCATATGGATTATCCCACATTAAAACATTTCGCAAATAAATATCCTGATCAGATAGATGTTGTTACTGCTTACCTCACCAAAGATGTAATTGAAGATCTGCCGTGGAAATCTATCTCCGTAATGGACTGGAATGATGAACTAAAACTTCAGGAGATTCGATTCAGAGCTTTGGAAGTAAAACATTTCGGATGGCGATTTCCGTGGGAGAAGGACCGTTCTCGCGGTTATATGAAGGACGGAAGAAGTTTCAATGCCTATGTAATAGATTACGGCGGATCGAAAATTCTCTTCGGCGGCGACACGGCAATGTCAGATAAATTCAATATCGTTAAGGATGAAAAAATCGATATCGCAATTATGCCGATAGGTGCTTACAATCCATGGCGGAGAAGCCACTGCAACCCGGAGGAAGCTCTGAAAATGGCAAATGATATTGATGCAAAATACTTTATTCCGATCCACACTAAGACTTTCAAGCAGGGATCGGAGCCGTTTAACGAACCGATCGA
- the alr gene encoding alanine racemase has product MNSAVNHPVISMDEIVRPTRVEVDLVQLTENFRLIKKHTSPSKVMAVLKANAYGNGLVRVAQLMQELNADYLGVAVLEEGILLRQSGIELPVLVMGGMLGNQIPVFLKYDLTMTASSIEKLNQIDQAAEQLKVKARVHLKIDTGMERIGVHYYNAEKFLEASVKCRNVFVEGIYSHFASSESSDLSYARLQLERFLEVLNFYKKNSIEISLRHISNSGGILQMPEANLDLVRPGILLYGVYPSSDVKRTITVKPTLSWKSHVVYFKAIKPGHPVSYNSTYTPDRLIRAVTVPVGYGDGYFRSMSRKAEVLVRGKRYPVIGSITMDQIVVNIANDSAFNGDEVILIGSDGSNSITCEELADWAGTIPYEILTNINTRVPRIYK; this is encoded by the coding sequence AAATTGTCCGGCCGACACGTGTAGAGGTCGATTTAGTTCAGCTTACCGAAAATTTCCGGTTGATAAAAAAACACACATCCCCATCTAAAGTGATGGCGGTACTGAAAGCCAATGCTTACGGAAACGGACTTGTCCGTGTGGCGCAGCTGATGCAGGAACTCAATGCGGATTACCTCGGAGTTGCAGTTCTTGAGGAAGGAATTCTTCTCCGGCAGTCGGGTATTGAGCTTCCTGTTCTCGTAATGGGCGGTATGCTAGGCAACCAGATCCCGGTTTTCTTAAAATATGATTTAACTATGACCGCTTCATCAATCGAAAAGTTGAATCAGATTGATCAGGCAGCAGAGCAATTAAAAGTGAAAGCAAGGGTTCATCTAAAAATTGATACCGGGATGGAAAGAATTGGCGTACATTATTATAACGCTGAAAAATTTCTGGAAGCTTCCGTTAAATGCAGGAATGTTTTTGTTGAAGGAATCTATTCTCACTTTGCAAGTTCCGAATCTTCCGATCTATCATATGCCAGACTTCAGCTTGAGCGATTCCTGGAAGTTCTTAATTTCTATAAAAAAAATTCAATTGAAATTTCGCTAAGGCACATCTCTAACTCGGGCGGAATTCTTCAGATGCCGGAAGCAAATCTTGATCTGGTGCGGCCGGGAATATTACTCTACGGTGTTTACCCTTCTAGCGATGTGAAAAGAACGATTACCGTAAAACCTACATTATCCTGGAAATCCCACGTTGTATACTTCAAAGCTATTAAACCGGGCCATCCGGTAAGCTACAACTCTACCTACACACCGGATAGACTGATAAGAGCAGTTACAGTTCCTGTTGGATATGGCGACGGATATTTCCGCAGCATGTCCCGCAAAGCTGAAGTACTTGTCCGCGGAAAACGCTATCCGGTTATTGGATCAATTACAATGGATCAGATAGTGGTTAACATTGCAAACGACAGTGCTTTCAATGGCGACGAGGTTATACTAATTGGAAGCGACGGATCGAATTCCATTACCTGTGAGGAACTTGCCGACTGGGCAGGAACAATCCCCTACGAAATTTTAACAAACATCAATACCCGCGTACCAAGGATTTATAAGTAG